Proteins co-encoded in one Ziziphus jujuba cultivar Dongzao chromosome 9, ASM3175591v1 genomic window:
- the LOC125418376 gene encoding protein LONGIFOLIA 1, whose protein sequence is MTTGIVQDQNLEKHIEKQMGCMAGFLQIFDRHQILAGKRVYSTKRLPPSVLAQTVDTVPESESTIGSPALSTELETQQRNRSTASPDRLKQSPTMTELRLPVPESPIVPQETQPKSPLPLPVFEFKEGTRSSWKFSREAPRLSLDSRATTDAKGSLYPKEIRTNAAVLSANRCENSAAEGDDNDKQRRSPSVIARLMGLEPLPHSDPEPVKNAELRRSASESRVSRDLYQYRFIDGNTFQLKQSQQANISSNVMRDNAANEDRAYNARAVDPRGYVVRDAKAEPPKLQHKGMGQRKSFFNSADFFPEPKHTVSVYGEIEKRLKMRGIDEPSKDLETLKQILEALQLKGLLHSKKPSNLNYRNFVYDRNFSHDESPIVVMKPSRSAVPMSRPSRMVGSDSPPPSSYGSRPSNRRNHNLCGETSPAVSPRRDRTEIDRNVRYQCRGRNSSPPPYRVENSTKSPNRRRPLNVETQQRKTNYNDFVDQRRISPVSSPKVNSRRIISDQQTSSNRSPRNRKRTAEICRKEEKVFPQAEDESSTMSESSISTSSQTDAERSKVEEYKEGRSLLERCDKLLNSIAEITATELQPSPVSVLDSSFYKDESLPSPVLKRSIDFKDQPVEFEDEIWIPAISPVESMFNDSDDCDLVYIREILQASNYLPEDSDVFQLLEKQQYLKGKDTSKASRLRRRLIFDTINEIQSRNRQLPPWKTVSWTNYSTAEQNSVRQIWLEFRKIRERDESENLVEVICGVLRKDLAGDAIHGWEDCPIEMSESVLDIERLIFKDLIGETIRELAFSAAKFSKPSASCRKLLF, encoded by the exons ATGACGACGGGGATAGTACAAGACCAGAATCTGGAGAAGCATATAGAGAAACAGATGGGTTGCATGGCTGGTTTCCTTCAGATCTTCGACCGCCACCAGATTCTCGCCGGGAAACGTGTTTATTCTACCAAACGCCTCCCTCCTTCTGTGCTG GCTCAAACGGTAGATACGGTACCGGAGTCGGAGAGTACCATTGGGTCTCCGGCTTTATCTACAGAATTGGAGACACAACAAAGAAACAGATCAACAGCGTCACCGGACCGATTGAAACAATCTCCTACGATGACGGAGCTCCGGTTACCGGTGCCGGAGAGTCCCATAGTACCGCAAGAAACTCAGCCGAAgtctcctcttcctcttccGGTTTTTGAATTCAAAGAAGGCACTAGGTCCTCCTGGAAGTTCTCAAGAGAAGCTCCGAGACTGTCTCTGGATAGCAGAGCCACCACTGATGCCAAAGGAAGTCTCTATCCGAAGGAGATCAGAACAAATGCAGCCGTTTTGTCGGCCAATCGGTGCGAGAACTCAGCAGCAGAAGGAGATGACAACGATAAGCAGCGTCGTTCACCAAGCGTTATCGCCCGGCTGATGGGACTCGAACCATTGCCCCATTCAGATCCCGAGCCAGTCAAGAACGCTGAACTGCGGAGATCTGCTTCCGAATCCAGAGTTTCCAGAGATCTGTATCAGTACCGATTTATCGACGGAAACACTTTTCAGCTGAAGCAATCCCAGCAAGCCAACATTTCCAGCAATGTAATGAGAGACAATGCAGCAAACGAAGATCGAGCTTATAATGCTAGAGCTGTAGATCCAAGAGGGTATGTCGTACGGGATGCGAAAGCCGAGCCACCTAAACTTCAGCATAAAGGGATGGGACAGAGGAAGAGTTTCTTCAATTCTGCAGACTTCTTTCCCGAACCTAAGCATACAGTATCAGTCTACGGTGAGATTGAGAAGAGGTTGAAGATGAGAGGGATCGATGAGCCGTCCAAAGATTTGGAGACTCTAAAGCAAATCCTAGAAGCTCTGCAACTCAAAGGTCTCCTCCATTCCAAGAAACCTTCGAACCTCAACTACAGGAATTTCGTGTACGACCGCAATTTTTCGCACGATGAATCTCCCATTGTTGTAATGAAACCATCCAGATCAGCTGTTCCGATGAGTCGACCATCGAGGATGGTCGGCAGTGACTCTCCTCCGCCTTCAAGCTATGGATCAAGACCCAGTAATCGCCGGAATCATAATCTCTGCGGCGAGACTTCGCCGGCTGTGAGCCCGAGGCGTGACCGGACGGAAATTGATCGGAATGTGCGGTACCAATGCAGAGGAAGGAATTCAAGTCCCCCGCCGTATCGGGTTGAGAATAGCACCAAGAGTCCGAATAGGAGAAGACCGTTGAACGTTGAGACACAACAGAGGAAAACCAACTATAATGATTTCGTAGACCAGAGAAGAATCTCTCCGGTTAGCTCTCCTAAAGTTAATTCGAGGAGGATCATTTCCGATCAACAAACTTCCTCCAACCGATCACCAAGGAACAGAAAACGAACCGCAGAGATTTGTCGGAAGGAAGAGAAAGTGTTTCCTCAAGCAGAGGACGAGTCATCCACCATGTCCGAAAGCAGCATAAGCACGTCTTCCCAAACCGACGCTGAG AGATCTAAGGTGGAGGAGTACAAGGAAGGTCGGAGCCTGTTGGAGAGGTGTGATAAACTGCTTAACAGTATAGCTGAAATCACTGCAACCGAGTTGCAACCGAGTCCCGTATCTGTTCTCGACTCGTCTTTCTACAAGGACGAATCGTTGCCGTCCCCTGTGTTGAAGCGTAGCATTGATTTCAAAG ATCAACCGGTTGAATTTGAAGATGAAATTTGGATTCCGGCAATCTCGCCCGTTGAATCGATGTTCAATGATTCCGACGACTGTGATCTGGTCTATATTAGAGAGATTCTACAAGCTTCCAATTACTTGCCTGAGGATTCGGACGTCTTCCAATTACTAGAAAAGCAACAATATCTCAAAGGGAAGGACACGTCCAAGGCATCCAGACTGCGGAGAAGGCTTATTTTCGACACCATTAATGAAATTCAGAGTCGAAATCGACAATTACCGCCTTGGAAAACTGTTTCTTGGACGAATTATTCGACGGCGGAACAAAACTCAGTACGACAAATCTGGTTGGAATTTCGGAAGATTCGGGAGAGGGATGAGTCGGAGAACTTGGTCGAAGTGATATGTGGAGTGCTAAGGAAGGATCTAGCAGGGGATGCCATTCATGGATGGGAGGATTGCCCGATTGAAATGTCGGAATCCGTTTTGGACATCGAACGGCTCATATTCAAGGATTTAATTGGCGAAACCATCCGTGAACTCGCTTTCTCTGCTGCCAAGTTTAGTAAACCCTCCGCATCTTGTAGGAAATTGCTGTTCTGA